From Salipiger profundus, a single genomic window includes:
- a CDS encoding DUF2312 domain-containing protein: MQDEGSSNSYGVAAGELRSFIERYERLELEKKEIADQQKEVMAEAKGRGYDVKVLRKVIALRKRDKDDIAEEEAVLEMYKAALGME, encoded by the coding sequence ATGCAAGACGAAGGTTCGAGCAACAGCTATGGCGTCGCGGCAGGCGAGCTGCGCAGCTTCATAGAGCGATACGAGCGCCTCGAGCTCGAGAAGAAGGAAATCGCCGACCAGCAGAAAGAGGTCATGGCCGAGGCCAAGGGCCGCGGCTACGACGTCAAGGTGCTGCGCAAGGTCATCGCGCTGCGCAAGCGCGACAAGGACGACATCGCCGAGGAAGAGGCGGTTCTGGAGATGTACAAGGCCGCGCTCGGAATGGAGTGA
- a CDS encoding MBL fold metallo-hydrolase yields the protein MSPEVTAFFDDATNTISYVVRDPEGSACAIVDSVLDFDYSSGRTDTRSADAVIAFVKEKGYKVEWLLESHVHADHLSAAPYIQEQLGGKIGIGDRIQIVQDTFGKVFNEGTEFQRDGSQFDQLFREGDSFHIGQLRGDVLHTPGHTPACLTYVIGDAAFVGDTLFMPDFGTARCDFPGGSSETLYNSIQKILALPDETRIFVGHDYKAPGRDEYAWETTVGEQKAANIHVGAGKSKDDFVHMRDSRDATLAMPKLIIPSLQVNMRAGRMPPPDEKGDVFLKVPVNKL from the coding sequence ATGTCACCTGAAGTTACCGCATTCTTCGACGACGCCACCAATACGATCTCCTACGTCGTGCGCGACCCCGAGGGGTCGGCCTGCGCGATCGTCGATTCCGTGCTCGATTTCGACTATTCCTCGGGCCGCACCGATACCCGCTCCGCCGACGCCGTGATCGCCTTCGTGAAGGAGAAGGGCTACAAGGTCGAATGGCTGCTCGAAAGCCACGTCCACGCCGACCACCTGAGCGCCGCCCCCTACATCCAGGAGCAGCTCGGCGGCAAGATCGGCATCGGTGATCGCATCCAGATCGTGCAGGACACCTTCGGCAAGGTCTTCAACGAGGGGACCGAGTTCCAGCGCGACGGCTCGCAGTTCGACCAGCTGTTCCGCGAAGGCGACAGCTTCCATATCGGCCAGCTGCGCGGTGACGTGCTGCACACGCCCGGCCATACGCCCGCCTGCCTGACCTACGTGATCGGCGACGCGGCCTTTGTCGGAGACACGCTGTTCATGCCCGACTTCGGCACCGCGCGCTGCGACTTCCCCGGCGGCTCGTCCGAGACGCTCTACAACTCGATCCAGAAGATCCTCGCCCTGCCGGACGAGACCCGGATCTTCGTGGGACACGACTACAAGGCGCCGGGCCGCGACGAATACGCCTGGGAAACCACGGTTGGCGAGCAGAAGGCCGCCAACATCCACGTCGGCGCGGGCAAGTCCAAGGACGACTTCGTGCACATGCGCGACAGCCGCGACGCGACGCTGGCGATGCCCAAGCTCATCATCCCGTCGCTGCAGGTGAACATGCGCGCCGGCCGGATGCCGCCGCCCGACGAGAAGGGCGACGTCTTCCTCAAGGTGCCGGTGAACAAGCTCTGA
- a CDS encoding ABC transporter permease yields the protein MSLADDSTRRPAWRPALPSPWSAGAVLIAALVIGPILSVLWIAAFPAENIWPHLVSTTLPRYLVNTLVLMFGVGMLAGASGSGAAWLISRYDFPGRRWLEYLLLLPLAIPAYVGAYALVDFLEYAGPVQTGLRQLFGWQTARDYWFPEIRSMGAAIIVLGAALYPYVYLLARNAFREQSAASEEVAQSLGAGALGRFWRVGLPLARPAIAAGMAIVMMEAVNDFGTVDYFAVQTLTTGIFSVWLQSNNAGGAAQIAATVLALVIVLVLLEKSSRRRMRFFSLSTHHRPVERKPLAGGGGWLATLACALPFAMGFVLPAGVILSHALRNAANWADPALWEAGLHTLTVGGIAALVTVLGGVFLVYGVRLSGRALPRLLLPVTTIGYAAPGAVLGVGILIPLAGVDHVLADTVEGLTGHDIGLVLTGSAFAVVLAYFVRFFAIAQGAADAAMGRVSPNLALAARSLGRNQAQTLGEVYYPLIRASIASALLLVFVDCVKELPATLLLRPFNYETLATRVHEQASLENLGDAAPAAMLVIAVGLAAVGLLARANR from the coding sequence ATGAGCCTTGCAGACGACAGCACCCGCCGCCCCGCGTGGCGGCCCGCCCTGCCGAGCCCCTGGTCCGCGGGGGCCGTCCTGATCGCCGCGCTGGTGATCGGGCCGATCCTGTCGGTGCTGTGGATCGCCGCATTTCCAGCCGAGAACATCTGGCCGCATCTCGTCTCGACGACGCTGCCGCGCTACCTCGTGAACACGCTGGTGCTGATGTTCGGGGTGGGGATGCTGGCCGGAGCCTCGGGCTCGGGCGCCGCCTGGCTCATCTCGCGCTACGATTTCCCCGGCAGGCGCTGGCTCGAATACCTGCTGCTGCTGCCGCTGGCGATCCCGGCCTACGTCGGCGCCTACGCGCTGGTGGATTTCCTCGAATATGCCGGGCCGGTGCAGACCGGCCTGCGCCAGCTCTTCGGGTGGCAGACCGCGCGCGACTACTGGTTCCCCGAGATCCGCTCGATGGGCGCCGCGATCATCGTTCTGGGTGCCGCGCTCTACCCCTATGTCTACCTGCTCGCCCGCAATGCCTTCCGCGAGCAGTCCGCCGCCTCGGAAGAGGTCGCCCAGTCGCTCGGCGCCGGCGCGCTGGGGCGGTTCTGGCGGGTGGGGCTGCCGCTGGCACGCCCCGCCATCGCCGCCGGCATGGCCATCGTGATGATGGAGGCGGTGAACGACTTCGGCACCGTCGACTACTTTGCCGTGCAGACGCTCACGACGGGCATCTTCTCGGTCTGGCTGCAGAGCAACAACGCGGGCGGCGCCGCGCAGATCGCCGCCACCGTGCTCGCGCTGGTCATCGTGCTGGTGCTGCTCGAGAAGAGCTCGCGCCGCCGGATGCGGTTCTTCAGCCTCTCGACCCATCACCGCCCTGTCGAGCGCAAGCCGCTCGCGGGTGGCGGCGGCTGGCTGGCGACGCTGGCCTGCGCGCTGCCCTTCGCCATGGGGTTCGTGCTGCCGGCCGGCGTGATCCTGTCGCACGCCCTGCGCAACGCGGCAAACTGGGCCGACCCGGCGCTGTGGGAGGCCGGCCTGCACACGCTCACGGTGGGCGGCATCGCCGCGCTCGTCACGGTGCTCGGCGGCGTCTTCCTCGTCTACGGCGTGCGCCTTTCGGGCCGTGCGCTGCCGCGGCTGCTGCTGCCGGTCACGACGATCGGCTACGCGGCGCCCGGCGCGGTGCTGGGGGTCGGCATCCTGATCCCGCTGGCGGGCGTCGACCACGTTCTGGCCGACACGGTCGAAGGCCTGACAGGGCACGACATCGGCCTCGTCCTGACCGGTTCCGCCTTCGCGGTGGTGCTGGCCTACTTCGTGCGCTTCTTCGCGATCGCGCAGGGAGCCGCCGATGCCGCGATGGGTCGGGTCTCGCCCAACCTCGCGCTCGCCGCCCGCTCGCTCGGCCGCAACCAGGCCCAGACCTTGGGCGAGGTCTACTACCCGCTCATCCGAGCCTCGATCGCCTCGGCGCTGCTGCTCGTCTTCGTCGACTGCGTCAAGGAACTGCCCGCGACGCTGCTGCTGCGCCCGTTCAACTACGAGACCCTCGCGACCCGCGTCCACGAGCAGGCCTCGCTCGAGAACCTCGGCGACGCCGCCCCTGCCGCCATGCTGGTGATCGCAGTGGGCCTTGCCGCGGTCGGACTTCTCGCCCGCGCCAACAGGTAG
- a CDS encoding TraR/DksA family transcriptional regulator yields MLLKRLGELGARLEGIEESLEAPAPKDWEESAVEREGDEVLESLGSSGQAEIARIRAALRRMDEGEYGYCQSCGEPIAEARLDVLPDTPFCATCAGGRKRQPA; encoded by the coding sequence ATGCTATTGAAGAGACTCGGAGAGCTCGGCGCACGGCTCGAGGGAATCGAGGAGTCTCTGGAAGCGCCGGCTCCCAAGGACTGGGAGGAAAGCGCGGTCGAGCGCGAGGGTGACGAGGTGCTCGAAAGCCTCGGCAGCAGCGGGCAGGCCGAAATCGCCCGGATCCGCGCGGCCCTGCGTCGCATGGACGAGGGAGAATACGGATACTGCCAGAGCTGCGGAGAGCCGATCGCCGAGGCCCGGCTCGACGTGCTGCCCGACACGCCCTTCTGCGCGACCTGCGCCGGAGGTCGGAAACGCCAGCCTGCCTAG
- a CDS encoding enoyl-CoA hydratase-related protein, which produces MPEAQDTVGYSYRDGIVRIAVDHPPVNALARPVREGLHAALDRAAAEDGAQAVLLVGTARGFPAGEDLAELDAPLSGPSVADLCARIEAFGIPVIAALHGTVMGGGLELALAAHYRIALTSTRVGLPQVRLGLVPGAGATQRVPRMIGARAALEMMLGGGAYPVDRAPARGLVDVLADVDLNAAAEGYIRELLASGNGPRRTSELRDGFADPGAYQQDIARFREALANRPEIAPREILAAVEAAMLLPFEAGLALERDAFETCLGSEQSRALRAGFRAEHAAQGLGLPAGTALPDLSCIAVLGGGGLAAQLAFALLRAGVRVQWGTQDPDQLRAGVPKLRDAFEAGVVRGALTEDEAEECMALLRVGDGAAMTDGAQMILHAAPGQWNVPVPEGAVRAIAFAGEVEGLGLRFAPPVHATRLLEVIAGPSVTAGELAASRALARRLGRIAVRVSSSGESAAARLVAVCQRAADALVDLGQDPYDLDRALRDWGWTRPPFVARDLAGLAGHAQAPRADGAMNWSRLLRDAGRSGRAAGQGVYDWQSGSPREDDEVAALIDSARPRSAPLPPETIRGGLFGAMANAGARMLSEGMLSTPSEVDLVAVQALDLPRWRGGPMHLAGVEGLLRLRRTMETFDHPDRTLWTPESVFADLIKNGRNFDALNG; this is translated from the coding sequence ATGCCAGAGGCGCAGGACACGGTCGGGTATTCCTATCGGGACGGCATCGTCCGGATCGCGGTCGACCATCCTCCGGTGAATGCGCTTGCGCGTCCGGTGCGTGAGGGGCTGCATGCCGCGCTGGACCGGGCGGCGGCGGAAGACGGCGCGCAGGCCGTCCTGCTGGTCGGGACGGCCCGCGGCTTTCCCGCCGGCGAGGATCTGGCCGAGCTTGACGCACCGCTCTCCGGACCTTCGGTGGCCGATCTCTGCGCACGGATCGAGGCCTTCGGGATTCCCGTCATCGCGGCGCTGCACGGCACCGTCATGGGCGGCGGTCTCGAGCTGGCGCTGGCGGCGCATTACCGCATCGCGCTGACCTCGACCCGGGTCGGCCTGCCGCAGGTCAGGCTCGGCCTTGTCCCCGGTGCGGGTGCGACCCAGCGGGTGCCACGGATGATCGGCGCCCGGGCCGCGCTCGAGATGATGCTTGGCGGCGGCGCCTACCCGGTTGACCGCGCCCCGGCGCGCGGACTTGTCGACGTGCTGGCAGACGTCGACCTGAACGCGGCGGCCGAAGGCTACATTCGCGAGCTTCTCGCGTCCGGCAACGGGCCGCGGCGGACGTCCGAACTCCGCGACGGCTTTGCCGATCCCGGCGCCTACCAGCAGGACATTGCCCGTTTCCGCGAGGCGCTCGCGAACCGTCCCGAAATCGCTCCGCGCGAGATCCTGGCCGCCGTCGAGGCGGCCATGCTGCTGCCATTCGAGGCCGGGCTGGCGTTGGAGCGCGACGCCTTCGAGACCTGTCTCGGGTCCGAACAGTCCCGTGCCCTGCGCGCGGGCTTTCGCGCCGAACACGCGGCGCAGGGGCTCGGGCTTCCGGCCGGCACGGCGTTGCCCGACCTGTCCTGCATCGCCGTCCTGGGCGGAGGGGGGCTCGCGGCGCAGCTTGCGTTTGCCCTGCTCAGGGCCGGGGTCCGGGTGCAATGGGGCACGCAGGATCCCGACCAGCTGCGGGCCGGCGTGCCGAAACTCCGCGATGCCTTCGAGGCCGGTGTCGTGCGCGGCGCTCTGACCGAGGACGAGGCCGAGGAATGCATGGCGCTGCTTCGCGTCGGTGACGGCGCCGCGATGACCGATGGCGCGCAGATGATCCTGCACGCTGCGCCGGGGCAGTGGAACGTGCCGGTGCCGGAAGGAGCGGTGCGGGCCATCGCCTTCGCGGGCGAGGTCGAGGGGCTGGGCCTGCGCTTCGCGCCGCCGGTCCATGCCACGCGCCTGCTCGAGGTGATCGCGGGCCCCTCCGTCACGGCCGGAGAGCTTGCCGCGTCCCGCGCGCTCGCGCGACGGCTGGGCCGGATCGCGGTGCGTGTCTCTTCCTCTGGCGAGAGCGCCGCGGCGCGCCTTGTGGCAGTCTGCCAGCGCGCGGCGGATGCGCTCGTGGACCTCGGGCAGGATCCCTACGACCTCGACCGCGCCCTCCGCGACTGGGGCTGGACGCGCCCGCCCTTCGTCGCGCGCGACCTGGCCGGGCTCGCGGGCCATGCGCAGGCACCCCGCGCGGACGGCGCAATGAACTGGTCTCGGCTGCTGCGCGACGCGGGCCGCTCGGGCCGCGCGGCGGGGCAGGGGGTCTATGACTGGCAGAGCGGCTCACCGCGCGAGGATGACGAGGTCGCGGCGCTGATCGACAGTGCCCGGCCCCGGTCGGCGCCGCTCCCGCCCGAGACCATCCGCGGGGGCCTGTTCGGCGCCATGGCGAACGCGGGCGCGCGGATGCTCTCCGAGGGGATGCTCTCGACACCTTCGGAGGTCGATCTCGTCGCGGTGCAGGCGCTCGACCTGCCGCGCTGGCGCGGTGGTCCGATGCATCTCGCCGGGGTCGAGGGGCTGCTGCGGCTGCGGCGCACGATGGAGACGTTCGACCACCCGGACCGCACGCTCTGGACACCCGAGTCCGTCTTCGCCGATCTCATCAAGAACGGCCGCAATTTCGATGCGCTGAACGGCTGA
- a CDS encoding c-type cytochrome, whose protein sequence is MPRFIATAVAALCLAGPAMANVYETIKIDAGKALFDVQCRRCHAVDSTDPSYGPPLENVLYRGAGTYPDYAYSTALSASGIVWTPAALRAWMEDNDGFMPGTKMRHVGIEDRTVQDFILAYLTSITTQDNRAIEGQD, encoded by the coding sequence ATGCCCCGTTTCATCGCCACCGCCGTCGCCGCGCTCTGCCTTGCCGGGCCGGCCATGGCCAACGTCTACGAGACCATCAAGATCGACGCCGGCAAGGCGCTGTTCGACGTACAGTGCCGCCGCTGCCATGCCGTTGATTCCACGGACCCTTCCTATGGGCCGCCACTCGAGAACGTGCTCTATCGCGGCGCCGGCACCTATCCCGACTACGCGTATTCCACCGCGCTCTCGGCCTCGGGGATCGTCTGGACCCCGGCGGCGCTGCGCGCCTGGATGGAGGACAACGACGGCTTCATGCCCGGCACCAAGATGCGCCACGTCGGCATCGAGGATCGCACCGTGCAGGATTTCATCCTCGCCTATCTCACCTCGATCACAACGCAGGACAACCGTGCCATCGAGGGTCAGGACTGA
- a CDS encoding PQQ-dependent methanol/ethanol family dehydrogenase → MNRFILAVTAGLLAAGVTQAQVTEEDLANDQTMTTQVVTNGMGRHLQRYSPLDTLNKDNVKNLMPAWAFSMGGEKQRGQETQPIVYDGVMYVTGSYSRLYAIDLQTGEELWQYDARLPEGILPCCDVINRGAAIYGDKIIFGTLDARLVALDRKTGDVVWRDKIADYKAGYSYTAAPLIVNGLVITGNSGGEFGIVGEVQARDVETGDMVWTRPVIEGHMGTLNGEESTMTGELNATWPGDLWKTGGGATWLGGSYDAETDTLIFGTGNPAPWNSHLRGAGKPTVGNTGDNLYAASRLGIDPATGEIKWHFQTTPREGWDYDGVNEVVAYEDADGNKRFATADRNGFFYVLNREDGAFVSAHPFVKDITWASGIDETGRPIYNEDNRPGDPSAATDGGKGEVVFSAPGFLGGKNWMPMAYSQNTGLFYVPSNEWGMDIWNEPVTYKKGAAYLGSGFTIKPMYEDHIGSLKAIDPATGEWKWEYQNEAPLWGGVMTTAGGLVFFGTPEGKFLALDDETGEELWSFQTGSGIVGQPVTWDMDGEQYVSVVSGWGGAVPLWGGEVAKKVNYLNQGGMVWTFKLPKQLASVE, encoded by the coding sequence ATGAACCGTTTCATTCTTGCCGTGACCGCCGGCCTGCTTGCCGCCGGCGTGACGCAGGCACAGGTCACCGAAGAGGATCTGGCCAACGACCAGACCATGACCACCCAGGTGGTCACCAACGGCATGGGCCGGCACCTGCAGCGTTACAGCCCGCTGGACACGCTCAACAAGGACAACGTCAAGAACCTGATGCCCGCATGGGCTTTCTCGATGGGCGGCGAGAAGCAGCGCGGCCAGGAAACCCAGCCGATCGTCTACGACGGCGTGATGTATGTCACCGGCTCCTACTCGCGCCTCTATGCCATCGATCTGCAGACCGGCGAGGAGCTCTGGCAGTATGATGCCCGCCTGCCCGAGGGCATCCTGCCCTGCTGCGACGTCATCAACCGCGGCGCGGCGATCTACGGCGACAAGATCATCTTCGGCACGCTCGACGCCCGGCTCGTGGCGCTCGACCGCAAGACCGGCGATGTCGTCTGGCGCGACAAGATCGCCGACTACAAGGCAGGCTACTCCTACACCGCCGCGCCGCTCATCGTGAACGGGCTGGTCATCACCGGCAACTCCGGCGGCGAGTTCGGCATCGTCGGAGAGGTCCAGGCGCGGGACGTCGAGACCGGCGACATGGTCTGGACCCGCCCGGTGATCGAGGGCCACATGGGCACGCTCAACGGCGAAGAGAGCACCATGACCGGCGAGCTCAACGCCACCTGGCCGGGCGACCTTTGGAAGACCGGCGGCGGCGCTACCTGGCTCGGCGGCTCCTATGATGCGGAGACCGACACGCTGATCTTCGGCACCGGCAACCCGGCGCCCTGGAACAGCCACCTGCGCGGCGCGGGCAAGCCCACCGTGGGCAACACCGGCGACAACCTCTACGCCGCCTCGCGCCTCGGCATCGACCCGGCCACCGGCGAGATCAAGTGGCACTTCCAGACCACGCCTCGCGAGGGCTGGGATTACGACGGCGTCAACGAGGTCGTCGCCTACGAGGACGCGGACGGCAACAAGCGCTTCGCCACCGCCGACCGCAACGGCTTCTTCTACGTGCTGAACCGCGAGGACGGCGCCTTTGTCTCGGCCCACCCCTTCGTCAAGGACATCACCTGGGCGAGCGGCATCGACGAGACCGGCCGGCCGATCTACAACGAGGACAACCGCCCCGGCGACCCCTCGGCGGCGACCGACGGCGGCAAGGGCGAGGTCGTGTTCTCGGCCCCGGGGTTCCTCGGTGGCAAGAACTGGATGCCGATGGCCTACTCGCAGAACACCGGCCTGTTCTACGTGCCCTCGAACGAATGGGGCATGGACATCTGGAACGAGCCGGTCACCTACAAGAAGGGCGCCGCCTACCTCGGCTCCGGCTTCACCATCAAGCCGATGTACGAGGATCACATCGGCTCGCTCAAGGCCATCGACCCGGCCACCGGCGAATGGAAGTGGGAATACCAGAACGAGGCCCCGCTCTGGGGCGGCGTGATGACCACCGCCGGCGGGCTGGTGTTCTTCGGCACCCCCGAGGGCAAGTTCCTCGCGCTCGATGACGAGACCGGCGAGGAGCTGTGGTCGTTCCAGACCGGCTCGGGCATCGTCGGCCAGCCGGTCACCTGGGACATGGACGGCGAGCAGTATGTCTCGGTCGTCTCCGGCTGGGGTGGCGCGGTGCCGCTCTGGGGCGGCGAGGTCGCCAAGAAGGTGAACTACCTCAACCAGGGCGGCATGGTCTGGACATTCAAGCTGCCGAAACAGCTGGCCTCGGTCGAGTAA
- a CDS encoding YeeE/YedE family protein produces MQIDWIWGLIGGLLIGTGGAVFLLFNGRIMGASGIIGSLVDGSAGRSKWEKLVFLAGVVLLPIILYPFYREVNTHITDNLVVLVAAGLLVGLGTRIANGCTSGHGVCGISRLSPRGIVATVIYILAGGVGVIVFRHMLGVI; encoded by the coding sequence ATGCAAATCGACTGGATCTGGGGCCTGATCGGCGGCTTGCTGATCGGCACCGGCGGCGCCGTGTTCCTGCTCTTCAACGGGCGGATCATGGGCGCTTCCGGCATCATCGGCTCGCTGGTGGACGGCTCGGCCGGGCGCAGCAAATGGGAGAAGCTGGTCTTTCTGGCCGGCGTCGTTCTGCTGCCGATCATCCTCTACCCGTTCTACCGAGAGGTGAACACGCACATCACCGACAACCTCGTGGTGCTGGTCGCCGCCGGCCTGCTCGTGGGCCTCGGCACCCGCATCGCCAACGGCTGCACCTCGGGGCATGGCGTCTGCGGCATCTCGCGGCTCTCGCCGCGCGGCATCGTCGCCACGGTGATCTACATCCTCGCCGGCGGTGTCGGCGTGATCGTCTTCCGTCACATGCTGGGAGTCATCTGA